The Musa acuminata AAA Group cultivar baxijiao chromosome BXJ1-3, Cavendish_Baxijiao_AAA, whole genome shotgun sequence genome window below encodes:
- the LOC103979392 gene encoding pentatricopeptide repeat-containing protein At5g04780, mitochondrial-like produces the protein MVSTTPKVDLEMTYASISLATSLSSRLRSCASLSALRAGQQAHAQVLAHGLLPHVTVETDLMLMYARCSNLPLARQVFDRMRHRNMHSWNILLSAYVQASLFDDALSLPRSLLHSGLRPDHFTLPSLLKASAAIGDSFRGMTFHNWAVCLGHEENVIVRSSILDMYAKCGSLDDALYLFETMPNRDIVMWNSIISGYARVGCSAQALDLFRRSQWEVEEQDFRAIPSVLNACGWEGDLRRGQEVHGRAVRCCLFDSNVAVGNSLIDMYAKCGRVNDSCKVFSSMGEQKNIVTWSTLISCYGVHGERNESLALFEDMLAQGMKPNHITFTSVLSSCSHSGLVEEGRRIFDSIRGIHEVEPSIEHYACLVDLIGRSGNVEEALEMIHRMPMEPTASVWGALLGACVVHKNVEVGEIAAFRLFDLEARNPSNYVALCGIYEAVGRLDCVAKVRARMKELEMVKTPGCSWIDVKGRLQAFYQGDVSHPSVKHIHEMLNWLTQTMTTSTMVDLDWHL, from the coding sequence ATGGTGTCCACGACGCCGAAAGTAGACCTTGAGATGACCTACGCTTCCATTAGCCTCGCAACATCTCTCTCCTCACGCTTGCGAAGCTGCGCATCCTTATCTGCGTTGCGTGCTGGCCAACAAGCCCACGCCCAAGTCCTGGCTCATGGCCTCCTTCCGCATGTCACCGTTGAGACCGACCTCATGCTCATGTACGCTCGCTGCTCCAATCTCCCTCTCGCCCGCCAGGTGTTCGATCGAATGCGCCACCGGAACATGCATTCTTGGAACATCCTCCTCTCTGCCTACGTCCAGGCCTCCCTCTTTGATGATGCACTCTCGCTTCCCCGCTCGCTCCTACACTCTGGCCTTCGCCCCGACCACTTCACGCTGCCTTCCCTTCTCAAGGCCTCCGCCGCCATCGGAGACTCCTTTCGCGGAATGACATTCCACAACTGGGCTGTATGCCTTGGGCACGAGGAGAATGTCATCGTCAGGAGCTCCATCTTGGATATGTATGCGAAATGTGGGAGCCTGGATGATGCTCTCTACTTATTTGAGACAATGCCTAATAGGGATATCGTTATGTGGAATTCTATTATTTCGGGGTATGCAAGGGTTGGGTGCTCAGCTCAAGCGTTGGACCTTTTCCGGAGGTCGCAATGGGAGGTCGAAGAGCAGGACTTCAGGGCCATTCCGAGTGTCCTGAATGCATGTGGTTGGGAAGGAGACTTAAGAAGAGGGCAGGAGGTTCATGGGCGAGCTGTTCGGTGCTGCTTGTTTGATTCCAACGTTGCTGTAGGTAATTCTTTGATTGATATGTATGCTAAGTGTGGACGTGTGAATGACTCGTGCAAAGTTTTCTCAAGCATGGGCGAGCAGAAGAACATAGTGACATGGTCAACTTTGATCTCTTGCTATGGAGTTCATGGTGAAAGAAACGAGTCACTGGCACTGTTTGAAGACATGCTAGCACAAGGGATGAAACCGAATCATATAACGTTCACTTCAGTCCTGTCTAGCTGTAGCCACTCAGGCCTTGTTGAAGAGGGCCGGAGAATCTTCGACTCGATACGGGGAATTCACGAGGTGGAGCCAAGCATCGAGCACTATGCATGTCTGGTTGATCTTATTGGTCGTTCAGGGAATGTCGAAGAAGCTCTGGAGATGATACACAGGATGCCGATGGAGCCGACTGCTAGTGTTTGGGGAGCACTGCTGGGTGCTTGTGTGGTGCATAAAAATGTGGAGGTTGGGGAGATTGCTGCCTTCAGGCTCTTTGATTTGGAAGCTAGGAATCCTAGCAACTATGTGGCTCTCTGTGGCATATATGAAGCAGTTGGTCGACTGGATTGTGTTGCTAAAGTGAGAGCGAGGATGAAAGAATTGGAAATGGTGAAGACACCAGGATGCAGTTGGATAGATGTGAAGGGGAGATTGCAGGCTTTCTATCAAGGGGATGTCTCTCATCCTTCAGTGAAGCATATCCATGAGATGTTGAATTGGTTAACTCAGACAATGACCACTTCAACTATGGTTGATTTAGATTGGCATTTGTGA